The Pontibacillus yanchengensis genome has a window encoding:
- a CDS encoding EutN/CcmL family microcompartment protein, with product MIVGKVVGNIWATRKEEGLTGLKFLLVKPDPSFSYSTNETFVAVDRIGAGTGDQVMVTTGSASSHLQSETYTPIDALIIGIIDSLELERSEDDG from the coding sequence ATGATTGTAGGAAAAGTTGTCGGAAATATTTGGGCTACCCGTAAGGAAGAAGGCCTGACTGGACTGAAGTTCTTGCTGGTTAAACCCGATCCTTCGTTTTCATACTCAACGAATGAAACATTTGTCGCTGTAGATCGAATAGGTGCAGGAACGGGGGACCAAGTAATGGTGACGACTGGTAGCGCTAGTTCCCATTTACAAAGTGAAACGTACACACCCATTGATGCCTTGATAATCGGCATTATTGATTCACTGGAATTAGAAAGGAGTGAAGATGATGGCTAA
- a CDS encoding BMC domain-containing protein yields MALNGALGMIETKGLVASVEGADAMVKAANVNLVGKIHAGGGIVTILVSGDVGAVKAATESGSAAAQRVGELLSVHVIPRPHNELESIMPKLEGNQ; encoded by the coding sequence ATGGCACTTAATGGAGCGTTAGGAATGATTGAAACAAAAGGGTTAGTAGCATCTGTAGAAGGCGCTGACGCTATGGTGAAAGCGGCAAATGTAAACCTAGTAGGAAAGATTCACGCAGGTGGCGGAATTGTAACGATTCTAGTAAGTGGAGATGTGGGAGCAGTAAAAGCAGCTACTGAATCTGGTAGTGCGGCAGCTCAACGAGTAGGAGAACTTCTTTCTGTACATGTAATCCCTCGTCCACACAACGAGTTAGAGAGTATTATGCCTAAACTTGAAGGTAATCAATAA
- a CDS encoding ethanolamine ammonia-lyase subunit EutB has translation MKLSTSHLGETFSFDSLKTLFAKANEEKSGDYLAGIGAESAQERMAAKTVLSQITLQDIRENPLLSESEDEVSKIIENDINEPIYQSIQHWTVAELREYVLSNEVIGEDLKRVSRGLTSEMIAAVAKLMSNLDLIFAANKLEVVTKCNISIGQKGTLASRLQPNHPTDDIEGMLASLREGLSFGAGDAVIGINPVEESVESVKRMLHASHEFIEEWNIPTQNCVLAHVTAQMKAIQQGAPADMIFQSIAGTETANSSFGIDANILHEANELAKVKGMGTGPQRLYFETGQGSELSAEAHHDIDQMTLEARNYGFARHYDPFIVNTVVGFIGPEYLYNNKQVLRAGLEDHFMGKMHLLPMGVDICYTNHTKANQNDMEDLGVLLTTADVNFIIATPMGDDCMLNYQSMSYHDIATLRQTFRKRPSPQFEKWLENMGIMENGMLTTKAGDPTIFQI, from the coding sequence TTGAAGTTATCGACAAGTCATCTAGGGGAAACCTTTTCTTTTGATTCTTTAAAGACTCTTTTTGCAAAAGCAAATGAAGAGAAGTCAGGTGATTACTTAGCAGGAATTGGGGCAGAAAGTGCACAAGAGCGTATGGCAGCTAAAACCGTCTTAAGTCAAATCACTTTACAAGATATAAGGGAAAACCCGCTTCTATCTGAATCTGAAGATGAAGTTTCAAAGATTATTGAAAATGATATAAACGAACCTATCTATCAATCTATTCAACATTGGACCGTTGCTGAACTTCGGGAGTATGTCTTATCAAACGAAGTTATCGGAGAAGATCTAAAGCGTGTAAGTCGTGGCCTTACGAGTGAAATGATTGCAGCTGTGGCAAAGTTAATGTCCAACTTAGACTTAATATTTGCTGCAAATAAATTAGAAGTTGTAACAAAATGCAACATCTCAATTGGTCAAAAAGGAACTCTAGCCTCAAGACTCCAACCTAACCACCCAACTGACGACATTGAGGGGATGCTCGCTTCCTTAAGAGAAGGTTTATCATTTGGGGCTGGTGATGCAGTAATTGGTATTAACCCAGTGGAAGAATCAGTGGAGAGTGTAAAGAGAATGCTTCATGCTAGTCATGAGTTTATTGAAGAATGGAACATTCCAACACAAAATTGTGTGCTAGCTCATGTCACAGCACAAATGAAAGCGATTCAACAAGGTGCGCCTGCTGATATGATCTTCCAGAGTATTGCCGGAACAGAGACTGCGAATAGCTCTTTTGGAATTGATGCTAACATCCTTCATGAAGCAAATGAATTAGCAAAAGTAAAAGGGATGGGAACTGGCCCTCAACGACTGTACTTTGAAACTGGCCAAGGGTCAGAGTTATCTGCTGAAGCTCATCATGACATTGATCAAATGACGCTTGAAGCGAGAAACTATGGATTCGCGAGACATTATGATCCCTTCATCGTTAATACAGTGGTTGGATTCATTGGTCCAGAGTACTTGTATAACAATAAACAAGTATTACGAGCAGGACTTGAGGATCACTTTATGGGGAAGATGCACTTACTACCAATGGGGGTAGATATCTGTTATACCAATCATACCAAAGCCAATCAAAATGATATGGAGGACTTAGGTGTCTTACTCACAACAGCTGATGTGAATTTTATCATTGCCACTCCAATGGGGGATGATTGTATGTTGAATTATCAATCAATGAGTTATCACGATATTGCTACGCTTCGTCAAACATTTAGAAAGCGGCCGTCCCCTCAATTTGAAAAATGGCTTGAGAATATGGGGATTATGGAAAACGGTATGCTTACTACTAAAGCTGGGGATCCAACAATTTTTCAGATATAA
- the eutL gene encoding ethanolamine utilization microcompartment protein EutL: MNTSKVYADLLSIRIISSVEQSLADSLNLNDNQKSLALFTVNIDDVGVTALDEATKRAEVDAVMANSFYAGADHASGPLSGEFIGILAGPNPDEVKSGIDVVQQVVSSEAFFEAVDEREEHCFYAHVISSSGTFLSKEAGVKEGESLAYLIAPPLEATYGIDSALKASDVQLASFYEPPSETNFGGGLLSGSQAACEAAADAFREAVVDIANHPMKY, translated from the coding sequence ATGAATACAAGCAAAGTGTACGCTGATTTATTATCTATCCGTATCATTTCCAGTGTGGAACAATCCCTTGCTGACTCCTTGAACCTCAATGATAATCAGAAAAGCTTAGCACTTTTTACAGTAAATATTGATGATGTTGGGGTAACCGCATTAGATGAAGCTACGAAACGAGCTGAGGTGGATGCAGTCATGGCAAATTCATTTTATGCAGGAGCTGACCATGCTTCGGGTCCCTTATCGGGTGAGTTTATAGGAATACTAGCAGGGCCAAACCCAGACGAAGTGAAAAGCGGAATAGACGTTGTACAACAAGTGGTTTCCTCTGAAGCTTTTTTTGAAGCAGTGGATGAACGGGAAGAGCATTGCTTTTATGCACATGTTATTTCAAGTTCAGGAACCTTTTTATCAAAAGAAGCTGGAGTGAAAGAGGGAGAGTCCCTTGCTTATTTAATTGCTCCCCCATTAGAAGCAACATATGGAATCGATAGTGCATTGAAAGCTTCAGATGTTCAATTGGCTAGCTTTTATGAACCACCTTCAGAGACCAACTTTGGTGGAGGGTTGCTATCTGGATCGCAGGCCGCATGCGAAGCAGCAGCTGATGCATTTCGTGAAGCGGTGGTCGATATAGCCAATCATCCTATGAAATATTAA
- a CDS encoding phosphate propanoyltransferase — translation MNKQDIQDVVYQVIERMQDSNQSSSEVPIGISARHCHLNKECLEELFGKGYELTSKAPLSQPGQFAANETVMIAGPRGSIEKVRILGPLRSVSQVEVSQTDAFQLGLKPPVRQSGHIEGSSPITIIGPKGSVYLDKGLIIAQAHIHMHPDDASYFNVKDKEVVAVGIDNGERKVTFEKTLIRVSEKYRLEMHIDTDEANSGAIKSGQYGHLKKVESTDV, via the coding sequence ATGAATAAACAAGATATTCAAGATGTAGTTTACCAGGTGATTGAGAGAATGCAAGATTCAAATCAATCGTCTAGCGAGGTTCCTATTGGAATCTCGGCTAGACATTGTCATTTGAATAAAGAATGCTTAGAAGAATTATTCGGTAAAGGGTATGAATTAACAAGTAAAGCACCTTTATCTCAACCAGGACAATTTGCAGCAAATGAAACGGTTATGATTGCTGGTCCACGTGGGAGCATCGAAAAGGTGCGGATTCTAGGTCCATTACGTTCTGTCTCACAAGTGGAAGTTAGTCAGACAGATGCTTTTCAACTTGGACTAAAGCCTCCTGTTCGGCAATCAGGCCATATTGAAGGATCTAGTCCAATCACAATAATCGGTCCTAAAGGTAGTGTGTACCTAGATAAAGGACTAATCATTGCGCAAGCTCATATCCATATGCATCCTGATGATGCTAGTTATTTTAATGTGAAAGACAAAGAAGTAGTAGCTGTGGGGATTGATAATGGAGAGAGAAAAGTGACCTTTGAAAAAACGCTAATCAGAGTTTCTGAAAAGTATCGATTAGAGATGCATATCGATACAGATGAAGCCAATTCAGGTGCTATTAAATCCGGTCAATATGGTCATTTGAAGAAGGTGGAATCCACCGATGTATGA
- the eutH gene encoding ethanolamine utilization protein EutH → MVIIGDIVIYIIMACAVAGAIASIKNSETGIGGQFMEGIHSIGHIFVPAAGIMASIPYLSWFIDKVFGPLFERIGADPAIAATAILASDMGGYQLAEALHETYEGWIMALIVGFMAGATIVFSIPMGLAMLDERDHKYMALGIMSGLLTIPIGVFIASSIIAITNSKVRDVISTTSESTYEFTLSYAKILANLTPLLIFVVILAAGLYFFSDQMIKGFMWFGRIMDAGIKLVLVFSIVEIFTGLFSNVLGGWGFDPIMADSEDQFRALETAGYIGIMLAGAFPMVYLLQKYAGAALESFGRKFGLSKQGSAGIIATIANILAMFKLVRSMPPKDKVINIAFGVCSAFLLGDHLSFTANFQPTLILPIILGKLSAGLIAIAFAYKLSIPKARELEKIDRENGIIGKDEYIESEEFEDQVVAAEYEYEQTHVK, encoded by the coding sequence GTGGTAATTATAGGGGATATAGTCATTTACATCATTATGGCTTGTGCGGTTGCTGGAGCGATTGCTTCAATTAAAAATAGTGAAACAGGTATTGGTGGACAGTTTATGGAAGGGATTCATTCCATAGGTCACATATTCGTACCAGCTGCTGGTATTATGGCTTCGATTCCATACTTATCCTGGTTTATTGATAAGGTATTTGGGCCGTTGTTTGAACGTATAGGTGCTGATCCAGCGATTGCTGCTACAGCAATTTTGGCTTCTGATATGGGAGGATATCAATTAGCTGAAGCATTACATGAGACATACGAAGGTTGGATAATGGCATTGATAGTAGGCTTTATGGCAGGAGCTACCATTGTATTCTCTATTCCAATGGGGCTGGCCATGCTAGATGAACGTGACCATAAATATATGGCACTTGGGATTATGTCTGGTTTACTAACCATTCCCATTGGAGTATTTATCGCAAGTTCTATCATCGCTATCACCAATTCTAAAGTGCGTGATGTGATTTCAACTACATCAGAATCTACTTATGAATTCACCTTAAGCTATGCAAAAATACTGGCCAATTTAACACCACTTCTCATTTTTGTGGTCATATTGGCGGCGGGTCTCTATTTCTTCTCGGATCAAATGATAAAAGGATTTATGTGGTTTGGGCGCATTATGGATGCTGGTATTAAGCTAGTGCTCGTTTTTTCCATTGTAGAGATTTTTACCGGTCTCTTTTCTAATGTTTTAGGAGGATGGGGATTTGACCCTATAATGGCTGATTCTGAAGATCAATTCCGAGCACTTGAAACCGCAGGGTATATCGGAATTATGTTAGCGGGAGCATTTCCGATGGTTTACTTGCTACAAAAATATGCCGGAGCTGCATTAGAATCCTTTGGTCGTAAATTTGGATTAAGTAAACAAGGTAGTGCTGGAATCATCGCGACAATCGCAAATATTTTGGCTATGTTTAAATTAGTCCGTAGTATGCCACCTAAGGACAAAGTTATTAATATCGCTTTTGGGGTTTGTTCTGCCTTTTTATTAGGGGATCACTTATCCTTTACTGCCAATTTCCAGCCAACGCTTATACTACCAATTATCTTAGGAAAGTTATCTGCTGGTCTCATTGCGATTGCCTTTGCATATAAGCTATCTATTCCGAAGGCCCGAGAATTAGAAAAAATAGATCGTGAAAACGGAATAATTGGCAAGGATGAATACATTGAGAGTGAAGAGTTCGAAGATCAAGTAGTTGCTGCTGAATATGAATATGAACAAACACATGTCAAGTAG
- the eutC gene encoding ethanolamine ammonia-lyase subunit EutC gives MDKQLVEQVTRMVVEKLNSPQPKQDLNYSSVKLWDHTSSKGKVTEISSNEGEESSPTGMASFSSYKASSTSNKNAKVNEENEFIRNKYSAHTEKEEELNNLKSKTPARIGVGRAGVRPRTTTWLDFRYDHAAAVDAVFGQVDQSLIDNLGLFTVNTKVTDQETYIRRPDYGRKLSDEAIKLIKEKCKFQPTVQIIASDGLSSSAINENLEDVYLALQQSLKSLGIDVGTPFYIEKGRVAVMDDVGEYLQPEVAVLLVGERPGLVSADSLSAYLCYKPRHGTIESQRQVVSNIHNGGIPPVEAGAYLGGVIEKILEYQASGVELVKKEG, from the coding sequence TTGGACAAGCAATTGGTTGAACAAGTTACCCGGATGGTTGTAGAGAAATTAAACTCACCCCAACCCAAACAAGATCTAAATTATTCCAGTGTGAAACTTTGGGATCATACATCTTCCAAAGGAAAAGTGACAGAAATCAGTTCGAATGAAGGAGAAGAAAGTTCTCCAACCGGAATGGCTTCCTTTTCATCTTATAAAGCATCTTCAACGTCTAATAAGAACGCTAAGGTCAACGAGGAAAATGAATTTATCCGTAATAAGTATAGCGCACACACGGAAAAGGAAGAAGAACTGAATAATTTAAAAAGCAAAACACCTGCAAGAATTGGGGTTGGACGAGCTGGGGTCCGGCCTCGTACAACAACATGGCTTGATTTTCGTTATGATCATGCAGCTGCAGTGGATGCTGTATTTGGTCAGGTAGATCAAAGTTTAATCGATAACTTAGGATTATTTACCGTAAATACAAAAGTAACGGATCAAGAAACATATATAAGGCGGCCAGATTATGGGCGTAAACTATCCGATGAAGCCATTAAGCTCATCAAAGAAAAGTGTAAGTTTCAACCTACTGTTCAAATTATTGCATCAGATGGTTTAAGTTCCAGTGCCATCAATGAAAACTTAGAAGATGTTTACCTTGCTCTCCAGCAATCGCTAAAAAGTTTAGGGATTGATGTGGGTACTCCTTTTTATATTGAAAAAGGACGTGTTGCAGTTATGGATGATGTAGGGGAATATCTTCAACCTGAAGTGGCAGTATTACTTGTTGGGGAGCGGCCAGGGTTAGTAAGTGCTGACTCACTAAGTGCTTACCTTTGTTATAAACCACGTCATGGAACTATTGAATCTCAACGCCAAGTTGTATCCAATATTCATAATGGTGGCATCCCACCAGTAGAAGCTGGAGCTTATTTAGGTGGGGTAATAGAGAAAATCCTCGAATATCAAGCGAGTGGCGTTGAGCTCGTTAAGAAAGAAGGATAA
- a CDS encoding acetaldehyde dehydrogenase (acetylating), which produces MELDHDLQSLQEMRNAVDQANNAQKKLESYTQEQVDRIIQEVADAAFEQSTYLAKMAVDETGMGVMEHKKLKNEVGSRDVYESIKDEKTVGMIGEDTKNKVTEFAYPFGVVAGIIPTTNPTSTAVYKTLISLKSRNAIVVSPHPSAVKCTIEALKICHDAAVKAGAPEGIVGWISKPSMPATNELMSHKDVDVILATGGGGLVRAAYSSGKPAYGVGPGNVPVYLEKSCDVQKSVQMIVDSKSFDNGTICATEQALVIDQNIKEMSVREFKKNGSYLLNEDEKKKVEKVISPTKGKLNPKIVGKSAVKIAEMAGLEVPENTRLLIAEETKVGKEIPFSIEKLSPIFPLYTVKNEEEAEKRCIELLNLGGRGHSFSLHTNDDDLAKRFAEKMPVSRMLVNTLSSIGAVGATTGLKASMTLGCGSYGSNITSDNITARHLMNVKRMAYGIKDVDIPRPSKNITSQDGKESTESNQVEKVVSEVMKEVDEEQVDASTLSEIVEKVLQNQ; this is translated from the coding sequence ATGGAATTAGATCATGACTTGCAATCTCTTCAAGAAATGCGAAATGCAGTCGACCAAGCTAACAATGCTCAAAAGAAGCTAGAGTCCTACACTCAAGAACAAGTAGATAGAATTATTCAAGAAGTAGCAGATGCCGCTTTTGAGCAATCCACTTATTTGGCCAAAATGGCAGTGGATGAAACAGGCATGGGGGTGATGGAACATAAAAAATTAAAAAACGAAGTAGGCTCGAGAGATGTCTATGAATCTATTAAAGATGAGAAGACGGTAGGCATGATTGGTGAAGATACCAAGAACAAAGTCACAGAATTTGCTTACCCATTTGGAGTGGTAGCAGGGATTATTCCCACAACCAATCCTACTTCAACAGCAGTTTACAAAACACTAATTTCACTTAAATCAAGAAATGCGATTGTGGTAAGTCCACATCCCTCTGCTGTGAAGTGTACGATAGAAGCACTCAAAATTTGCCACGATGCAGCTGTGAAAGCCGGAGCTCCTGAGGGGATTGTGGGGTGGATTTCAAAACCTTCAATGCCAGCAACAAATGAATTAATGTCTCATAAAGATGTTGACGTCATTCTAGCCACAGGGGGAGGGGGGCTTGTTCGAGCAGCCTATAGTTCAGGAAAGCCAGCTTATGGTGTTGGACCTGGTAACGTGCCTGTGTACCTTGAAAAATCATGCGATGTGCAAAAATCCGTTCAAATGATTGTGGATAGTAAGTCATTTGATAATGGAACAATTTGTGCTACTGAGCAAGCCCTCGTTATTGATCAAAACATAAAAGAAATGAGCGTCAGAGAGTTCAAGAAGAACGGCTCGTATCTTTTGAATGAGGATGAAAAGAAAAAGGTTGAAAAAGTGATTTCTCCAACCAAAGGGAAATTGAATCCAAAAATTGTAGGAAAATCAGCAGTGAAAATTGCTGAAATGGCAGGATTGGAAGTGCCTGAGAACACACGCCTATTAATTGCGGAAGAAACGAAAGTTGGAAAAGAGATTCCTTTCTCAATTGAGAAACTCTCGCCTATTTTTCCACTGTACACTGTGAAAAATGAGGAAGAAGCAGAAAAACGATGTATTGAATTACTCAATCTAGGAGGAAGAGGGCATAGCTTCTCTCTTCACACAAACGATGATGACCTAGCTAAGAGGTTTGCAGAAAAGATGCCCGTTTCTAGAATGCTAGTAAATACGTTATCTAGTATTGGTGCTGTTGGAGCCACCACTGGCTTAAAAGCTTCCATGACCTTGGGGTGTGGCTCTTATGGGAGTAATATTACATCTGACAATATTACTGCCCGCCATTTAATGAATGTGAAAAGAATGGCATATGGCATCAAGGATGTTGATATTCCAAGACCATCAAAAAATATAACTTCCCAAGATGGTAAGGAATCTACTGAAAGCAATCAGGTTGAAAAAGTAGTTTCTGAAGTGATGAAAGAAGTAGATGAAGAGCAAGTAGATGCAAGCACTTTATCTGAGATTGTTGAAAAAGTATTACAAAATCAATAA
- a CDS encoding BMC domain-containing protein: MAKALGMIETKGIVGSIEAADAMVKASNVSLVKQEKVDAALVTVLVQGDVSAVQAAVETGKEAAEKVGELIGHHVIPNPDDETNDLLSKEEKAKQTTEKQTTKPKVSDNSEGETSPKEEESTQKTTSKRRQSSSSTKQKSNSNS; the protein is encoded by the coding sequence ATGGCTAAAGCATTAGGAATGATTGAAACCAAGGGGATTGTGGGCTCCATAGAAGCTGCTGATGCAATGGTGAAAGCTTCGAATGTTTCATTAGTGAAACAAGAGAAAGTGGATGCTGCTTTAGTAACAGTATTGGTTCAAGGGGATGTAAGCGCAGTGCAAGCAGCTGTTGAGACAGGAAAAGAAGCAGCAGAGAAGGTAGGAGAGTTAATAGGACATCATGTCATTCCCAATCCAGACGACGAAACAAACGATTTATTATCTAAAGAAGAAAAAGCAAAACAAACGACTGAAAAACAAACTACTAAGCCAAAAGTATCTGATAATAGTGAAGGTGAGACTTCACCAAAAGAAGAGGAATCAACTCAAAAAACAACATCTAAAAGAAGGCAATCCTCATCCTCTACAAAACAAAAATCTAATTCAAATTCATAA
- a CDS encoding EutP/PduV family microcompartment system protein, with amino-acid sequence MKQNRGMFIGSMEAGKSTLAQALLGYEPKALKTQSLTYKDWIVDTPGEYTENPMFYKNIMATSLEVTHVLFVQDATKKKVFFPPNFSTGLNKLPIGVVTKADHVEADISKAVNRLRTTIPKGPIVITSAVKGMGLKAIKDLVACNSMKEMEDYVESQEGDDTIFMKSFTN; translated from the coding sequence ATGAAGCAAAATAGGGGAATGTTCATAGGTTCTATGGAAGCGGGGAAATCTACGTTAGCTCAGGCATTACTAGGATATGAACCGAAAGCACTGAAAACACAGTCCCTCACATATAAAGATTGGATTGTAGATACACCAGGCGAATACACGGAAAATCCGATGTTCTATAAGAACATTATGGCTACTTCACTAGAGGTAACACACGTGCTTTTTGTACAAGATGCTACGAAAAAGAAAGTTTTCTTTCCACCTAATTTTAGTACAGGTTTAAATAAACTACCCATAGGTGTTGTTACAAAAGCGGATCATGTGGAAGCAGATATTTCAAAGGCAGTTAATCGCTTAAGAACAACCATTCCTAAAGGTCCTATTGTGATTACTTCAGCAGTAAAAGGAATGGGACTTAAGGCTATAAAGGATTTAGTAGCCTGTAATAGTATGAAAGAGATGGAAGACTACGTTGAAAGCCAAGAGGGTGATGACACAATCTTTATGAAATCCTTTACAAACTAA
- the eutS gene encoding ethanolamine utilization microcompartment protein EutS gives MSEEKKRFIQEFVPGKQLTLSHLIANPDAEMFEKLGLEESGAIGILTLTPSETVIIAGDYATKAANVKLGFLDRFTGSLVIVGSVAEVETAMYEVNQFLLEKLAYTPAEITKS, from the coding sequence ATGAGCGAAGAGAAAAAGCGATTTATACAAGAATTTGTCCCTGGTAAGCAACTAACGTTAAGTCATTTGATTGCAAACCCAGATGCAGAGATGTTTGAGAAGTTGGGGTTAGAAGAATCGGGAGCTATCGGGATTCTCACACTAACTCCAAGCGAAACAGTCATTATTGCGGGTGATTATGCTACCAAGGCAGCGAATGTAAAGTTAGGCTTTTTGGATCGGTTTACAGGCAGTTTAGTTATAGTTGGGAGTGTTGCCGAAGTGGAAACAGCCATGTATGAAGTAAATCAATTCCTTCTTGAAAAATTAGCCTATACTCCTGCTGAGATTACTAAGTCTTAA
- a CDS encoding ethanolamine ammonia-lyase reactivating factor EutA → MARGTETILSAGIDIGTSTTKIVISKLSLRNTAGLTHMPRIEITEKEMIHKSPVIRTPFRTEKEIDMKKVEEFVRTQYQKADINAEEIKTGAVIITGESSTKSNAQELIGQISEYAGDFLVATAGPDLESIIAAKGSGAVELSQSTSKTVANIDIGGGTANVAVYQYGKLLGTCTLHVGGKLIEWNKGKIEYISPFIKEANKQSGINLQEGDHVSDEILKEVTNLMAQTIVDMCELKIEENHPLLLGELPNWEKSIDIVTFSGGVSECMYYPDSCNQEQLYNDVGGLLAKSIINHDGLSAFEVKRPKETVRATVLGAGTQTTEISGSTILVDNGVLPLHNIPVYNISFEDGFPETLSRLPEDMKRGIDLYDPHQEGVNFALYLYDLPVLGFKDIQRLAKSLVEANQQKVTTQPLLVVFERDLAKSLGQTIQVQYPDVQLVCIDQIKVEHGDYLDIGNILTSGVAPVVLKTLTFQ, encoded by the coding sequence ATGGCGAGAGGAACCGAAACCATACTAAGTGCAGGGATTGATATAGGAACCAGCACGACAAAAATAGTAATTAGTAAACTCTCCTTACGTAATACTGCAGGGTTAACTCACATGCCTCGTATTGAAATTACAGAGAAGGAAATGATTCATAAAAGCCCTGTCATCAGGACGCCATTTCGCACAGAGAAAGAAATTGATATGAAAAAGGTAGAAGAGTTTGTGCGAACTCAATACCAAAAGGCTGACATAAACGCAGAGGAAATTAAGACAGGAGCGGTGATCATTACCGGAGAATCTTCCACGAAATCAAATGCCCAAGAACTTATTGGGCAGATTTCAGAATATGCAGGTGATTTCTTAGTTGCGACAGCTGGTCCAGATTTAGAAAGCATTATTGCAGCTAAAGGGTCAGGTGCAGTAGAACTCTCCCAATCAACAAGTAAGACAGTAGCAAATATTGATATCGGAGGAGGAACTGCTAATGTAGCAGTCTACCAGTATGGAAAGCTCCTTGGTACGTGCACCTTGCATGTAGGGGGAAAACTAATTGAATGGAATAAAGGGAAAATTGAGTACATTTCACCGTTCATTAAAGAAGCAAACAAGCAAAGTGGTATAAACCTTCAAGAAGGTGATCACGTTTCGGATGAAATACTTAAGGAAGTTACCAACTTAATGGCGCAGACAATAGTGGATATGTGCGAACTGAAGATAGAGGAAAATCATCCTTTGTTGTTAGGTGAGCTACCTAATTGGGAGAAATCTATTGATATTGTGACATTTTCAGGCGGGGTGTCCGAATGTATGTATTACCCTGACTCATGTAACCAGGAGCAATTGTACAACGATGTTGGAGGACTATTGGCTAAATCCATTATTAATCATGATGGGTTATCAGCTTTTGAAGTGAAGCGACCAAAGGAAACCGTAAGAGCTACCGTCTTAGGTGCCGGAACCCAAACAACAGAGATAAGTGGTTCTACGATTTTGGTTGATAATGGAGTGTTACCACTACATAACATTCCTGTTTACAATATCAGTTTTGAAGATGGTTTTCCTGAGACACTTTCACGTCTTCCAGAAGACATGAAGCGGGGGATTGATTTATATGATCCTCATCAGGAAGGAGTGAATTTTGCTCTTTATCTATATGATTTGCCAGTATTAGGTTTTAAAGATATTCAACGATTAGCTAAAAGCCTTGTAGAAGCGAACCAACAAAAGGTTACTACACAACCTTTATTGGTGGTGTTCGAACGAGATTTAGCGAAATCCCTTGGTCAAACGATACAGGTTCAATATCCTGATGTACAGCTTGTGTGCATCGACCAAATTAAAGTAGAGCATGGAGATTATTTAGATATAGGAAATATCCTAACATCAGGCGTCGCTCCAGTTGTCCTGAAAACATTAACATTTCAATAA